The following coding sequences are from one Melopsittacus undulatus isolate bMelUnd1 chromosome 14, bMelUnd1.mat.Z, whole genome shotgun sequence window:
- the LOC117436972 gene encoding E3 ubiquitin-protein ligase RBBP6-like: MLTNTGKYAIPIINAEAYAREKRKRPPSLPEEPSSSSSDGPVPDELLCLICKDIMTDAAVLPCCGSSYCDDCIRTALLETEEYTCPACHRTDVPPDGLVANKSLRQAVNNFKNGVGYTKRLRKEIQQQPSVPTGGPLRTDSTMHCPGARTSCELRSHTCSKSRSGPSCSGSYSGSYNS, encoded by the exons ATGCTGACCAACACTGGAAAATATGCAATCCCCATTATTAATGC GGAAGCTTATGctagagaaaagaggaaaaggcctCCATCTTTACCAGAGgagccatcctcctcctcttctgatGGTCCTGTTCCGGATGAGCTGTTATGTCTCATTTGTAAAGACATCATGACCGATGCAGCTGTTCTTCCCTGCTGTGGAAGCAGTTATTGTGACGACT GTATTAGAACAGCATTGCTGGAGACTGAGGAATATACATGCCCAGCGTGTCACCGGACAGACGTTCCTCCTGATGGTTTAGTTGCCAACAAGAGCCTACGCCAG GCTGTGAACAACTTCAAAAATGGTGTTGGCTACACAAAAAGGCTCCGTAAGGAGATCCAGCAGCAACCATCAGTACCCACAGGTG GTCCTCTGAGGACAGACAGTACCATGCACTGCCCAGGTGCCAGAACAAGCTGTGAACT GAGGTCGCATACCTGCTCCAAGTCAAGATCAGGTCCTTCCTGCAGTGGCTCCTACTCTGGATCATACAATTCTTAA